The following coding sequences lie in one Arachis ipaensis cultivar K30076 chromosome B05, Araip1.1, whole genome shotgun sequence genomic window:
- the LOC107644249 gene encoding uncharacterized protein PF07_0086 isoform X1, with protein MKQKLVIKVEMHCEKCRNKALTIAADVKGVTSVALEGDDKDQVVVTGSNINTICLLNQLNKKFKRSVSILTIEDLKKKEEEDKKKKEEEKKKKEEEEKKKKEELEKAYALLCHALNCSGKCDHCSKCEMTKCQCKCVIIACSKCKGKCEKCDKCEGPKCKCKCELACSKCEIPKCDGKCSKPLPQPYYINCPPWYNNPPPYYYNRVVYESNPDNCSIM; from the exons ATGAAG CAAAAACTTGTTATAAAGGTGGAAATGCATTGTGAAAAATGCAGAAACAAGGCGTTGACCATTGCTGCAGATGTCAAag GTGTAACTTCGGTGGCACTAGAAGGAGATGACAAAGACCAAGTAGTGGTTACCGGCAGCAATATCAACACGATTTGCCTTTTGAACCAGCTTAACAAGAAGTTCAAGCGTAGCGTGTCGATTCTCACAATAGAAGatttgaagaaaaaggaggaggaagacaagaagaagaaagaggaagagaagaaaaagaaagaagaagaagaaaagaaaaagaaggaagaactaGAGAAGGCATACGCCCTTTTGTGTCATGCATTGAATTGTTCTGGCAAGTGTGATCACTGCTCAAAGTGCGAGATGACGAAGTGTCAATGCAAGTGTGTCATTATTGCATGCTCAAAATGCAAGGGGAAGTGTGAAAAGTGTGACAAGTGTGAAGGCCCCAAATGCAAATGCAAGTGTGAGTTGGCATGTTCAAAGTGTGAAATCCCTAAGTGTGATGGAAAATGTTCTAAGCCTCTTCCACAACCATACTACATTAATTGCCCTCCATGGTACAATAATCCTCCACCTTACTACTACAATAGGGTTGTTTATGAATCAAACCCTGACAATTGCTCCATCATGTGA
- the LOC107644249 gene encoding uncharacterized protein PF07_0086 isoform X2, whose product MQKQGVDHCCRCQSTGVTSVALEGDDKDQVVVTGSNINTICLLNQLNKKFKRSVSILTIEDLKKKEEEDKKKKEEEKKKKEEEEKKKKEELEKAYALLCHALNCSGKCDHCSKCEMTKCQCKCVIIACSKCKGKCEKCDKCEGPKCKCKCELACSKCEIPKCDGKCSKPLPQPYYINCPPWYNNPPPYYYNRVVYESNPDNCSIM is encoded by the exons ATGCAGAAACAAGGCGTTGACCATTGCTGCAGATGTCAAag CACAGGTGTAACTTCGGTGGCACTAGAAGGAGATGACAAAGACCAAGTAGTGGTTACCGGCAGCAATATCAACACGATTTGCCTTTTGAACCAGCTTAACAAGAAGTTCAAGCGTAGCGTGTCGATTCTCACAATAGAAGatttgaagaaaaaggaggaggaagacaagaagaagaaagaggaagagaagaaaaagaaagaagaagaagaaaagaaaaagaaggaagaactaGAGAAGGCATACGCCCTTTTGTGTCATGCATTGAATTGTTCTGGCAAGTGTGATCACTGCTCAAAGTGCGAGATGACGAAGTGTCAATGCAAGTGTGTCATTATTGCATGCTCAAAATGCAAGGGGAAGTGTGAAAAGTGTGACAAGTGTGAAGGCCCCAAATGCAAATGCAAGTGTGAGTTGGCATGTTCAAAGTGTGAAATCCCTAAGTGTGATGGAAAATGTTCTAAGCCTCTTCCACAACCATACTACATTAATTGCCCTCCATGGTACAATAATCCTCCACCTTACTACTACAATAGGGTTGTTTATGAATCAAACCCTGACAATTGCTCCATCATGTGA